A section of the Eriocheir sinensis breed Jianghai 21 chromosome 62, ASM2467909v1, whole genome shotgun sequence genome encodes:
- the LOC126986575 gene encoding collagen alpha-1(I) chain-like isoform X1, with protein sequence MCSLRYRGGMRGTVKQGTGGGGGVKEEAGGGGGGGVKSGGGGGRRSKANHTHAPTLTPTTTIKQEVVTEVKPDPDATTATPTASTTTPCLNGDDPSPKTTSSCPANNNNNTSANNNNNKGATTAKVKTEIANGGPEGDTKPSTSSITTTTTTITTTTTTTTSTTTTTATPPHTNEGCGVLCEAEGAKVGAVCGGVPTLDGTSLSHLHTADGSDGGGLGGGMGTLGVKGGAGAGVSTSDAQYMQQQSQIFVFTTHLANKAAEAVMQGSFNTIIAFHCAQPGTKKLLEKHPLKTTQFVRHNPPHWLNTFAMKGNKGGHMKGPMVPNGPMMANGPMGPGPMGPCGHMGPGGEMGPMGGDGAPNMMGPGGDMGSPGMMGPGGPGGMMGPGPNGGPGMMGPRGPGMMGPGGPGPGMPPGAGGQMVMSMVGPNAQRHPGAPSGVKVPDDHLTPEQRQHREEQMARIRHMQALLLPELHSPSQAEGAHPTSQPACSGGPPTSTGVPCSQTQAPSVSQSSQAAPPCSQSTPVTCMGPSPVTGMGPSPGMGPSPGMGPSPGMGPSPGMGPSPGIPNTSMGPGPGMGPGMAPGPGMGMSPNMMGPGGPNNMVSQSGVMMGQGHMGNSMMMTSQASMMGGPMGPGVPGMRMGPGGPQSMMMGGPNPASSMAAQAEWQRLQAEFFESKRKKGGPGCPDGSMGPMGPMGPMGPGGPMGPGGPMGPGGPMGPGGPMGPGGPMGPGGPMGPGPMGPGGPMGPGGPMGHGGPMVPGGPMGPNGPMGMGGHMVGGHMMPGAMGGNMGPGGMRPMGPGARMQGPPPPYHGPRPVGNGPLPSPGSPSMCAMTSPRMPGGGPGGGPGMRMIGPADSPRPMHPSNPPTPVSGPPITSPSLQHSKDQQPHTPQSGETSFGRQLQTLAQQKHQQTGPQQQQQQQQQQQQQQHQQQQQQQQQQQQQQQQQQQQQQQMQQGAAAGGKEPNLMPVPSPQQIQYLSTFEGQELTIQKQPNTSLRESDIMSPMGDNSVGDGSRLSGPGTPLGGPTTPLTPSSEPQPRFAGPNTPDRFTVPSPGMAIPSAPHTPQGPSESKGTQQQQQRYTGPSPQGPGQPSTTTTPTNGNNTSNSATTTPSTTANNTSTTTPTTTTSTATSQGGPKTPSMDGRFPVPSPKTPSMCSAPTTPSGPDVPRFPGASPLQASSGNTPAADMATMGARFPGPTITGAGNGANNQMMGKMGSGFSMSPGKMGAMDMGGDFHNPTAANLPLNPNSSTPSGLPASGPGKVFDPISSMAQMSQQLTSGTSGSSPPVSSAPTPTMPTPTGPSMGASGPNGPPGPNIGNGPGMPSGPGLPGGPGMPGGPGMPGPPGMPGPPGMPGGPGMPGGPGMPGGPGHPGGPGMPGGPGLPCGPGMPGGPGMPGGPGMPGGPNMPCGPGMPGGPNMSGPGMGGGPNMPGGPGMSGGPNMGGGPGMPGGPGGSMMDGQGPGGMMGMPPVSSSPGMMQSHSAISSPVCSGGGPRGTSPSSMAMMGGPNPRMTVPNSMVRPPVPNCSAAGPYPGANVQVKPSAPNTIQYLPARPQNNGNGPRGPPSLDFLPRFSNPNVDGKTANSAMFPSSSTPNSMCGASVPMSTMAMSGPCGPMSGHMTGPMNGPGGPMGGPGGPMGGPGGPMCTMSGPNGPMVNISNMSGPNGPFMSGPGGPMPGPNGPMGMGPNGPMGGHMGGPGGMSGHSGPMMGPNGPMGGPSGPMMGPNGPMGMNPSMMSGAGLGPGGQMMGPRGGAPMMRGPSPGGMMGGMGGEMYPMGGPGPNMGGGPMPGGPGPNPNGPQQMMGGSGPMYSSKTSPVNMNMGGPMGGAPDTAQPLPPSMGQSGNFKNSPFMGPTTADPTYAAQFHSFQQQLYATNTRGGPNMGMPGAMGGPGGPVVTGPGGPGMPGPGPMPGQSFPYNPK encoded by the exons ATGTGTTCGCTTCGCTATA gGGGGGGTATGCGCGGGACGGTGAAGCAGGGAacagggggcggagggggggttaaggaggaggcggggggcgggggagggggaggggtgaagtctggaggaggagggggcagaaggAGCAAGGCCAACCACACCCacgcccccaccctcacccccaccaccaccatcaagcaGGAGGTGGTCACAG AGGTGAAGCCAGACCCCGACGCCACCACAGCCACCCCCACAGCCAGCACCACCACACCCTGCCTCAACGGTGATGACCCCAGCCCCAAGACCACCTCGTCCTGCCctgccaacaataacaacaacaccagcgccaacaacaataacaacaagggGGCAACCACAGCCaaa GTCAAAACAGAAATAGCCAATGGAGGGCCGGAGGGGGACACCAAGCCAAGCAcctcatccatcaccaccaccaccacaaccatcaccaccaccaccaccaccactacctccaccaccaccaccaccgccaccccgccacacaccaaTGAAG gttGTGGGGTGCTGTGCGAGGCTGAGGGTGCCAAGGTGGGGGCGGTGTGTGGGGGAGTGCCCACCCTCGACGGCACCTCACTGTCACACCTCCACACTGCAG ATGGCTCTGATGGAGGAGGGCTcgggggagggatggggacaCTTGGGGTCAAGGGTGGAGCCGGGGCTGGGGTATCCACCAGTGACGCGCAGTACATGCAGCAGCAGAGCCAGATCTTTGTGTTCACCACACACCTGGCCAACAAGGCTGCCGAGGCCGTGATGCAGGGCTCCTTCAACACCATCATCGCCTTCCACTGTGCTCAGCCCGGCACCAAGAAGCTGCTGGAG AAGCATCCACTCAAGACGACACAGTTTGTCCGCCACAACCCTCCACACTGGCTCAACACGTTTGCCATGAAAGGCAACAAAGGGGGCCACATGAAGGGGCCTATGGTACCAAATGGCCCCATGATGGCAAATGGACCTATGGGACCAGGCCCCATGGGTCCATGTGGTCACATGGGACCTGGGGGTGAAATGGGACCCATG GGCGGCGACGGGGCACCCAACATGATGGGTCCCGGCGGAGACATGGGCAGCCCCGGAATGATGGGGCCTGGAGGTCCTGGTGGGATGATGGGACCGGGCCCCAATGGTGGCCCAGGCATGATGGGGCCAAGGGGGCCTGGCATGATGGGCCCCGGTGGACCAGGGCCGGGCATGCCACCCGGCGCCGGAGGACAGATGGTGATGTCCATGGTGGGACCCAACGCACAGAGACACCCGG GTGCTCCCTCCGGTGTGAAGGTCCCTGACGACCACCTAACACCTGAGCAGCGGCAGCACCGAGAGGAGCAGATGGCAAGGATACGTCACATGCAGGCGCTGCTGCTGCCTGAGCTGCATTCCCCCAGTCAGGCCGAGGGGGCGCATCCCACCTCCCAGCCTGCCTGCTCTGGGGGGCCCCCCACCTCCACAGGGGTACCCTGCTCCCAGACCCAAGCACCCTCTGTTTCCCAGAGCTCCCAGGCTGCCCCGCCCTGCTCACAGTCCACACCAGTTACCTGCATGGGACCCTCACCTGTCACAGGCATGGGTCCCTCTCCCGGCATGGGACCCAGTCCGGGCATGGGGCCCTCTCCAGGCATGGGACCCAGCCCAGGAATGGGGCCAAGCCCTGGCATACCTAACACCTCCATGGGCCCGGGGCCAGGCATGGGGCCGGGGATGGCTCCAGGGCCAGGCATGGGCATGTCCCCCAACATGATGGGTCCAGGCGGCCCCAACAACATGGTATCCCAGAGCGGGGTGATGATGGGCCAGGGACACATGGGCAACAGTATGATGATGACCTCGCAGGCCAGCATGATGGGCGGCCCCATGGGTCCTGGTGTCCCTGGCATGAGGATGGGTCCAGGAGGGCCGCAGTCCATGATGATGGGCGGCCCAAACCCTGCGTCGTCCATGGCGGCGCAGGCAGAGTGGCAGAGGCTGCAGGCAGAGTTCTttgagagcaagagaaagaaaggtggccCAGGCTGTCCTGATGGTTCTATGGGCCCCATGGGTCCTATGGGTCCAATGGGCCCTGGAGGTCCTATGGGTCCTGGAGGTCCCATGGGTCCTGGGGGCCCAATGGGTCCAGGTGGCCCTATGGGCCCAGGAGGACCAATGGGACCAGGTGGGCCAATGGGTCCAGGTCCAATGGGTCCAGGTGGTCCTATGGGCCCTGGTGGACCAATGGGCCATGGTGGGCCAATGGTTCCTGGTGGCCCCATGGGACCAAATGGACCAATGGGAATGGGTGGCCACATGGTTGGGGGGCACATGATGCCCGGAGCAATGGGAGGGAACATGGGGCCTGGGGGAATGAGACCCATGGGCCCTGGGGCACGAATGCAAGGGCCACCACCCCCTTACCATGGCCCTCGACCAGTCGGTAACGGCCCATTACCCTCGCCTGGGTCTCCTTCCATGTGTGCCATGACCTCGCCTCGTATGCCCGGGGGGGGACCAGGGGGAGGGCCAGGGATGAGAATGATAGGCCCGGCAGACTCCCCCAGACCCATGCACCCCAGCAACCCTCCCACCCCTGTAAGTGGCCCCCCCATCACCAGCCCCTCCCTGCAGCACTCCAAGGACCAGCAGCCTCACACACCACAGTCAG GTGAAACATCCTTTGGGAGACAACTGCAAACATTGGCCCAACAAAAGCATCAACAAACTGGccctcaacaacagcaacaacaacagcaacaacagcagcaacaacaacatcagcagcagcagcaacaacaacagcagcaacagcagcaacagcagcagcagcagcagcaacaacagcagatgcagcaaggagcagcagcaggagggaaggagcCCAACCTGATGCCTGTTCCCTCCCCGCAGCAGATCCAGTACCTCAGCACCTTTGAGGGGCAGGAGCTCACCATCCAGAAGCAGCCAAACACCAGCCTTAGAGAATCCGACATCATGTCTCC GATGGGAGACAACAGTGTGGGTGACGGAAGTCGACTCTCTGGGCCTGGCACGCCCCTGGGCGGCCCCACCACACCACTCACTCCCTCCTCCGAGCCCCAGCCGAGGTTTGCTGGTCCCAATACTCCCGATCGCTTCACTGTGCCATCACCGGGCATGGCGATCCCCTCAGCCCCCCACACCCCACAGGGGCCGTCTGAGAGCAAAGgaacgcagcagcagcagcagcggtacaCGGGGCCCTCGCCGCAGGGTCCCGGgcagccctccaccaccaccacacccaccaacgGCAATAATACTAGTAATAGCGCCACAACCACTCCCAGCACCACTGCCAAcaacacaagcaccaccaccccaaccaccaccaccagcactgccaCCAGTCAGGGGGGCCCCAAAACCCCTTCTATGGATGGCAGGTTTCCAGTGCCATCCCCAAAGACACCCAGCATGTGCAGTGCCCCCACCACCCCAAGTGGCCCCGACGTCCCACGTTTCCCCGGGGCCTCTCCGCTGCAAGCCAGCAGCGGCAACACTCCAGCAGCAGACATGGCAACCATGGGTGCACGCTTTCCTGGTCCAACGATAACTGGCGCGGGGAACGGCGCCAACAACCAGATGATGGGGAAGATGGGCAGTGGGTTTTCCATGTCTCCAGGCAAGATGGGGGCCATGGACATGGGTGGAGATTTCCATAATCCCACAGCTGCCAACCTTCCCCTCAACCCTAACTCCAGCACCCCCAGCGGCCTGCCAGCGTCTGGGCCCGGCAAAGTGTTCGACCCCATCTCCTCCATGGCCCAGATGAGTCAGCAGCTGACCTCCGGCACCTCTGGCTCCTCACCCCCAGTGTCTTCGGCCCCCACGCCCACCATGCCCACCCCGACTGGCCCTTCCATGGGGGCTAGTGGTCCCAATGGCCCACCTGGACCTAACATTGGCAATGGTCCGGGCATGCCCAGTGGGCCAGGGCTACCTGGTGGACCAGGGATGCCTGGTGGTCCTGGCATGCCTGGTCCACCAGGCATGCCAGGACCACCCGGCATGCCAGGTGGACCAGGCATGCCCGGTGGGCCAGGGATGCCAGGTGGGCCGGGGCACCCAGGCGGGCCGGGCATGCCAGGTGGACCAGGACTCCCCTGTGGGCCGGGGATGCCGGGGGGACCAGGAATGCCAGGTGGACCAGGGATGCCTGGAGGCCCCAACATGCCCTGTGGACCAGGAATGCCCGGAGGACCGAACATGAGTGGTCCGGGCATGGGTGGGGGCCCCAACATGCCGGGGGGACCTGGGATGAGTGGGGGCCCCAACATGGGGGGCGGGCCAGGCATGCCGGGGGGCCCCGGAGGCTCCATGATGGATGGACAGGGGCCAGGGGGTATGATGGGCATGCCACCAGTGTCTTCAAGTCCTGGCATGATGCAGTCCCACAGTGCCATCTCTTCCCCTGTGTGCAGTGGTGGGGGTCCCCGGGGCACCTCCCCCAGCAGCATGGCCATGATGGGAGGCCCCAATCCCCGCATGACCGTCCCTAACAGCATGGTGAGGCCTCCCGTCCCAAACTGTTCTGCGGCAGGGCCGTACCCCGGGGCCAACGTGCAGGTGAAGCCCAGCGCCCCCAACACCATCCAGTACCTGCCGGCGCGGCCGCAGAACAACGGCAACGGGCCGCGGGGGCCGCCCAGCCTCGACTTCCTGCCCAGGTTCAGCAACCCCAACGTGGATGGCAAGACGGCAAACTCGGCCATgttccccagcagcagcacccccAACTCCATGTGTGGCGCCAGCGTGCCAATGTCGACCATGGCCATGAGTGGCCCGTGTGGGCCCATGAGTGGACATATGACTGGACCTATGAATGGCCCAGGTGGACCCATGGGTGGCCCTGGCGGACCCATGGGTGGCCCTGGGGGGCCAATGTGTACGATGTCTGGGCCTAATGGTCCCATGGTGAACATTAGTAATATGAGTGGACCCAATGGACCCTTTATGTCTGGACCAGGAGGACCCATGCCAGGCCCTAATGGTCCCATGGGCATGGGTCCTAATGGTCCTATGGGTGGACACATGGGAGGGCCAGGTGGAATGAGTGGACACAGTGGGCCTATGATGGGCCCCAATGGACCTATGGGTGGACCCAGTGGACCTATGATGGGGCCCAATGGACCAATGGGAATGAACCCCAGCATGATGAGTGGTGCAGGCCTGGGGCCTGGGGGCCAAATGATGGGGCCCAGAGGCGGGGCTCCCATGATGCGTGGCCCCAGTCCAGGGGGGATGATGGGGGGGATGGGAGGTGAAATGTATCCTATGGGAGGGCCAGGGCCTAACATGGGTGGGGGACCCATGCCTGGGGGGCCTGGCCCCAACCCTAATGGTCCTCAGCAGATGATGGGGGGCTCAGGCCCCATGTACAGCTCCAAGACCTCTCCTGTCAACATGAACATGGGGGGGCCCATGGGGGGGGCACCGGACACTGcccagcccctccctccctccatgggCCAGTCGGGCAACTTCAAGAATTCGCCCTTCATGGGGCCCACCACCGCTGACCCCACCTACGCTGCCCAGTTCCACAGCTTCCAGCAGCAGTTGTATGCCACCAACACCCGCGGGGGCCCCAACATGGGCATGCCTGGAGCCATGGGGGGTCCCGGAGGGCCAGTGGTGACGGGGCCGGGGGGGCCGGGCATGCCTGGCCCTGGGCCCATGCCTGGCCAGAGCTTCCCGTACAACCCCAAGTGA